The genomic DNA TTCTACCTGGCTGTTTGTTCCAACCAAATCCTTTTTAGTATGACTCTCTAGGGCTTGATTTCCCAGCTTGCCCAACCTCACTTCGATGCTCTTCTTCTCCATCAATGCAGCCTGAAATATatgactaaaattataaaaagctGACTTCAAAAGGTTGATGAATGTGATGATACGACAATATAAATACACTAACTTGAAGAGCAGTATCCTTTTCATGGCACAACAATTTAAGTCTATCACGGTCGCTTGCAACTTCCACCGATTTCTGCTTTTCAGTTCTCAAAGCATCTTTCAAGCTCTCCAGTTCATCTTGCATTTTGATTTCttgcttttccttttcattCAATTCTTCTGACAACTAGATCCACACACTCAGCAAATTATCACAGATGAAATTTCCACAAGGAGActcaaattttgtaaaaattttccAAACAGGAACAAGAGAGTATTAAGATATGCACTAACTCGACTATGAATCAAGAATGGTCCAgaagatattaaattttagagatGTATTTGGGGTGCCTAAAATAAAAAGCAAGTGCTAATAAATTATTGGACTGCCCAATAAGTAAATAAAAGCTGTTTCAAACGCAATTTCAATACCGTATGGTACTTTTAAGCTAAAAGATGATGACAAAAACTACTACCCCCCACATATAAAATCCATCACCGCAGCTATGTGAGATATGGCCCTAATCcataacaaatataattgaatacatcAAGTTTCTGCTTTAAGGCTTACACGATCAGCATTTTTTTGAGATTCTTCAACACTTTTTGATAAATCCTGCACACGTTTTTCAAACACTTCCATGCTAGGAGGCTTAAATTTGTTTGAGTGATCTCCATTCACTGAGCCACTAGTAGAAGAACGTGCTTTGGAGTATCGACGCAACATCACATCATTTATATGAGTCTGAAGTGCAACACAAATTTCTTCTCCCTGCATAAAAATGGGGACATGAAAGTTATGATTTAGTATAACATTAAGGTTAAGAGGCGTGGAAAACATGATAAATAAAAAGTGTAACACTTTGCTTGAACCTGCTTGGTTTCGAACTGGAATATGTGAAGGACACCTGCAACTCTCATCTTAAAAAATACAGCGGTATTGCTACTACCAAATTGCATTATGTCTCTTAACTCTGCAGAATGTAGATACTCTTTTGGAACTGGACGGAAAAAATGAACCTAGAAATACAtgtcaaagaaattaaaatccaAAAGCTGGGTACAAGAGGataatgacaattttacaaTGTTTACATATTATATGCATGTAGATgtagtttttttcatttttatggttAGTATGACCGAAACAGTATAGGAAAGAATGTTGGTGACAACACCTAAGTTATCAGGAAAGCCAACATCTTAATCTTGCAATTAGTATACCACATAATTTATAACTCACCCCTCGCTTGTTAATACCCAAGACAATTCGTCCAGGCAAAAGTCCAATAGGATCATCAATCTTTCGGACACTAAAGAAAACTGAATTCCCATAAGGAAGTGTCCTCAATATCCGCAGAAATTGCTGTCTAGCATCATCTTTTGTTAAATGCTCCTACATGGCAACAAAACAATGtatgaaggaaaagaaaacacacacacacacacacacacacacaaaactTGCAAAAATTTGAACCACTAATGAAAAATGGCCAACATGccatacaaaaaataaaaatcatctaGCCCATCACAAATAGGGGGAAAAAATTTATGGCCAATTAGGTTGCATCCATTGAGTGATCAATTTGCCTCTTCTATCTTTTCTGACAACAGaaaataagtaatttatcttcaactCTGAACAAGTTTTAAAAGACTCAAGGATGTTTAAGAACTTTAAATACAAAATCTATTTAATGTTTACAGAAGTCAGGAAAGCCTAATTATCTAGACCAAACAAGTATTAACTTATGGTTTGGGATGGTATATACAAAAACCTTGCATATTCATCAGCCATCAAAGCATGGTCAAACTCCGCTCAAaatcaaatatgtgaaagtttgTCAAGCAGCACAAAGTTCAGGTTCAACTCTCACAATAACTTTATCAGTATAAAATAATTCTGAGCATCAGAACATGACAGAggaataaagtttaaaatgcTGACTACATTGTAATGAAATATCATGGACTAACTTTACTTtgaattatacacaaaaatagCAAAGTTACAGggattttttgattgaaaatgACAGGGAAATTTGGAATGCAGGCTAAAGGTGAAGTTATCCACAACACTCCTCTCTCCCTTCCCCCCCAcacccccccaaaaaaaaagtaCCCAAACAATTGTCATATTCCTAGATCtagtttaaatacaaaaaacaaatttatttaagttgagTACGAAAACATTGTTTAtgtttatgaacaaaaataaccaaaaaaaaaaagaaggaaaataagaaataataacaaattatgtaCTCaacaatcttttaaaaaaagaacCTCATACTATATCATATCAATGTAACATATCTAATGGCTCAGCAGCTACAGCCTGCTGTGGTCAAAGGCTTGCAAAGAAGCCAATCTTCAGCAGCACTTCTGAAATCATGTTCTCTCATTGTGGAGCATAATGATGCTTCTGGAAAAAGGAAGAGGCCAAAAAAATCCACAAGGGTCTGGGGCGTGCTCCACCCTTTTGGTGATTTGTCATAAATGATCtattaagaattttgaaaacataattGAATAATGTGAGATAAAATGCATTTGTTTTACTTTGATATCCTTATTGGGCCTCAATTTCAAAAGAATTtcaacatatattatttttatcattcacCTTAACTTAGGTTTCCTATCAAACTTGTATCTCTTATTCTTACTCCCACTACTATGTTTACCTGAAGTTTCCTAccaaaataatatgtaatatcAACATACTCATATTTTATAGGGAAGTTATAACAATGGCTTCAAATGTTCCATGGAAAATATCATCATGAATAGATAAAAAGCATAGTAGCTTTCTTGAAATTTGATTGATCTCTTCATGGCGAACAGGTGAGCAGAATTTATTTCTCACCATTGATCGATAACGAGAAAGAATATCCAACTCCCATTCCCGCTTTGCTCGGGTAATTGCAACTTGTCTAGGGAGGAACCGCTCAAGAAGAGAAGTCCAATCACTGGAaaacaactttgaaaagtaaaaacaacGAAGAATGTAAAACGACCGggtattcaaattaaatcaccAGAAAAtatgtctatattttttttagttctgATACCAGtataacaaaaggaaaaaaaaaaaaaaaactaccatGCTTGACCTACAGCAATGGCAGCTGAACATTATAAAGTAAACAAAGTAAGAAATCTACTAACGTGCATGATTCAGGGCTACCAACAAACCCAATCTCAACAAAGATTTGCAATGCAGAAAGCTGTGCAGCATCATCCCTTCCAACCGGATAATTGCCCAATACATAGTCATGCTGCAACTGCAAACATATGAAAATTATCACCAAATACAAGatagtaaaaaatttaacctaGGTTCCAGAAAAAGCATATGTACCATTCTAGAAGTTAAATTAAATTGCTCAATACTTCTTCAATGAGAGAATACATACTTGAACATATGACAATTGCACAAACATTGGGTTTGTTACAGTTTCATCTGACTCTCgaaataacttctttttaaatgttaatttgcAGTGCAAAATTTCCCCTTTACTTCGATCCTTGGCTGCTTTGAATTCCGCCAGCAGATCAGCAATATATTTGTTATCATCTAACCCAATATACTCCTCTACATTACAGCAAACTgcatattagataataatatcataaatatctcACCCAGGAAGAACATAGTAGTTTACAGAGTATATACCGCTCCCGAGATCAGGTGACTTGGAACCAGTGACAACTTTGCGGCATTCAAATAGACTGAAGCTAGAGTAAGCTGATAGTTTAATTATCCCCGCAAGTTCCTTAATCAGGCATGAATTTGATCAGTATCAACAATGTTGCACAACACAAAAGACAAAAAGTGGGCCTATAAAAAACAGATGGTGACCAGAATAGACACAATGTGCATTATTGACAGTCAAGATGCCTTTACTTCCTTATACAAGCCCATAAAGGCTCTGAAAAGCATGAACTGGTCTGTTGAATGAACTAACAGACAGACATTGGTAGAAGACCAAGCCTATAAAACATATCTGTTGAATTAATTCCAGAAGACAGATGGCATCTTAACCAATTGGGCTCTCTACTTGAGGTCGCAAGAATTTTAAACCATTTTATGTAAGGAAAAAACACATATTGATTTACCAAACAAAATGAGCTTTAAAGGATTAAAAGTTTTGACATTAGCCAATCAGGATATTTATTAAGTGAGAAACActaagattatcaaaataaaagagGGAGAGTACCTCTACAGCATCAGATACTGTCGTTGCCATGTCGTATGTTATTTCTTCAAATGTCTCatccaaaaagaaaactatagTTGTAAGCTTTCTACCCGTTAGAATAGCTTCAATCTCCTCATGACATGGTATTGTATGCCTGGGACCAGCTTTAACTGAACGCTTCAAAGCATTTAATGTATTCAGAGATAGGATTTGGACCTCAGAATCGGTATTAGCACCCTGTGCTACATTATGAACATACTCGGATAAATATCCACCCATGTCCTTGCTGGGAGGCATGGAGCATGCGCATAAATACATCAGCTCCCATGCTTTGATTAAGTATTGCCTGTAATATCACAATCAATAAATTTACCAAACATCTAGTAAAGAAATACATAAGTTATAGCACCAACTGCAACTACTACACACCTATGCAAAATTGATCATTATTGACAAAATCATATTTCAGCCTACCTATCAGGGTTGTTCCtggtttgttttgaaatctGAGCAAAAAGTTCATCTCGGAGCTCAGCACGCTTCAAAGTTTGCTTATATAGTTTCCCAACAAACTCAATTCGCTCATCTAAGCTCGGTGGAGTTACTCGATCAGATGGATCAACACCaatatactttaaaattatctgaAACAATTTTGTTGCTCTGCTGACCAGGTCATTGTTAATCCTAAGTAATGATGTCGGTATAGGATCCTGTGAAAGCAATAACCTTTCATGAGTCTGTACAGATGACatcatatattttcaaaagaaaagagaaaaaatgtaacCACCTTTTGGAAACAAAGCATATCCTCAAAAGTGAACTTTTCTCGAACTTGAGTGCCTACagattttttagagaaaaaccCACGTTTACCAGCAGATTGAATTTGTTTCTGCATCATCCTCAAAAATACTTCCACCTGTAAAGAATGAAGAACATTAATTTTTCGTGACAATACAACAAAAGTGACCTACGAAGTTTTAACTTTAACATTTTACCCCACCTGGAATCGATCAATCAAGGGTATAGCACCTGCAAGTTCTGATGGAATAGACATTGAGAGCGTTGTAGGTGTActgcaaagaagaaaaaattgagCTTAATAGAAATTTCTTCATATGGCAATTCATCAGCTGTAAAAAGATGAGAATCGGATAACAGATTATTCAAAGCTAATAACTTTTGACTAAAACCTATGTAGCATGGAAACGGAAACGGAGAAACGTGGAAAcgcggaaacggaaacgtggaaacgcattttttaaaaatataggaaacggaaacatagggaaacttataaatatgaaaaatataagggtttttttataaatactaaattttttataataaaaatacataaacttgtataatataaaaataaataataaaaaatgaatgaagaaaaataaaactataaaatagaatcatagaaTCTATTGTAAATTGCTCTTAagcaaaaacatataaatatttaagaaaaaaacaacaatacaccccaatctatatgatatgtcGGGGAAAAGATGAGTAACACATCAAAGAGTagagaagaaatgaattcaatatgagatttaaagacattttaggtttaaaaatacaaaagatatgtatttaatCGATTTTacgatttttcttctaaaataaatgtgttttaaaattttccaaaaattttgaaatgacccGAAACGTTTCCTACAAGTTTCGGAGAGTTTCAGAAACGGAAACATTTCcgaaacgtggaaacgcatCCTATTGtaagtttccgtgctacttAGACTAAAACCTAAAATACAAATGGTGAAGGTGGAAGGTCGGCTAAATCAGCTGAGGCTTGATTCCATGTTAATTGCAGGGCCAAAACTGGTATATAAACAGCGAACAGAGAACATTATACAAATTGAAACCAATATGAGAAAAGACTCACGGTGGTGCAAAATTGGAGCCATCACTATCATATTCATCCCCATTTGAAACAGAAACAGGATTATGGGAAGGAGTTTCTTCATTTCCATTGCTAGAGCTAAAGGAAGATCCAGTTGCTCTCGCACTTTGCGCCATTGATGATTGCACATCAATTGTCATTGTACAATAATCAGCTCCGTTGAAGAAATCTCATACTTTTATGTCATGATAACTGCAAAAGCTTCAGTGTAAAAACATTCATCAATAAGGAAGTAAAAAACCTAAATCCAAACAGGTAAATATATTTTGAGCAATGAAGGAGTAGAGATCCACACATTCCACTTTCAAACAATGAATAGAAAGGAATACCTCGAGAGTCAAATAGCTGGAAAGCCCAGAACTCTACCAGAAAGACTGAGAGAGAGATCCAGAGATCCGAAGAGGAAACAGACATTCCCTACACTTGGCTATTTGCCAAGGTTAAAGACAGTAGCAGTAAGGTTGAAACGTTTTGGTTTCTTCCACGCTTTTGAAAGCAAGGATCTTTTGTCGGTATTCGCGTCGTGGAAGCAGATAACATAATCTGTCAAGGACAGTTGAAATCACCCATTTATATATCTACTGTTCACTCaggagtgtgtatatatatatatgtgaatgaTATTGCTTATaagaattcaaactcaaattataaaattgtataatgttatgagataaaatatttcttaattatatattaatatattattattgatatataaattaatatatattgttaatatttatatttatatttaatttagaagtagtgcataaaattataattagaaaaataaaattaaaaaaaaacaggtATGCAATCATGAAGCTAGAAACGATAGTTACAGAGTATCATATTTTATGTCCATAAATTTTCCATGAACTGAT from Mangifera indica cultivar Alphonso chromosome 16, CATAS_Mindica_2.1, whole genome shotgun sequence includes the following:
- the LOC123199401 gene encoding kinesin-like protein KIN-14E isoform X1, with protein sequence MTIDVQSSMAQSARATGSSFSSSNGNEETPSHNPVSVSNGDEYDSDGSNFAPPTPTTLSMSIPSELAGAIPLIDRFQVEVFLRMMQKQIQSAGKRGFFSKKSVGTQVREKFTFEDMLCFQKDPIPTSLLRINNDLVSRATKLFQIILKYIGVDPSDRVTPPSLDERIEFVGKLYKQTLKRAELRDELFAQISKQTRNNPDRQYLIKAWELMYLCACSMPPSKDMGGYLSEYVHNVAQGANTDSEVQILSLNTLNALKRSVKAGPRHTIPCHEEIEAILTGRKLTTIVFFLDETFEEITYDMATTVSDAVEELAGIIKLSAYSSFSLFECRKVVTGSKSPDLGSEEYIGLDDNKYIADLLAEFKAAKDRSKGEILHCKLTFKKKLFRESDETVTNPMFVQLSYVQLQHDYVLGNYPVGRDDAAQLSALQIFVEIGFVGSPESCTDWTSLLERFLPRQVAITRAKREWELDILSRYRSMEHLTKDDARQQFLRILRTLPYGNSVFFSVRKIDDPIGLLPGRIVLGINKRGVHFFRPVPKEYLHSAELRDIMQFGSSNTAVFFKMRVAGVLHIFQFETKQGEEICVALQTHINDVMLRRYSKARSSTSGSVNGDHSNKFKPPSMEVFEKRVQDLSKSVEESQKNADRLSEELNEKEKQEIKMQDELESLKDALRTEKQKSVEVASDRDRLKLLCHEKDTALQAALMEKKSIEVRLGKLGNQALESHTKKDLVGTNSQTMQALHKLQDELKICNEQLHAEQENAKKLLNDKIILEQRVLKLEKKKAEEMEILEKNFEEDQKALSYQVLELERKLEDTTQDLAAVQSTLATRNTDLAVLQNNLKELEELREMKEDIDRKNEQTAAILKMQGAQLAELEVLYREEQTLRKRYFNAIEDMKGKIRVFCRLRPLNEKELAEKERNVLSSLDEFTIEHPWKDDKAKQHMYDQVFDGYATQDDVFEDTRYLVQSAVDGYNVCIFAYGQTGSGKTFTIYGSEINPGITPRAITELFRIIKRDSNKFSFSLKACMVELYQDTLVDLFLPRNAKRLKLDIKKDSKGMVAVENVTVVSVSTFEELKSIIQKGSDQRHISGTQMNEESSRSHLILSIVIESTNLQTQSVARGKLSFVDLAGSERVKKSGSSGCQLKEAQSINKSLSALGDVISALSSGSQHIPYRNHKLTMLMSDSLGGNAKTLMFVNVSPAESNLDETYNSLMYASRVRSIVNDPSKNISSKEVARLKKLVSYWKEQAGRRGDEEDFDDIQEERPMTDRTDGRHSM
- the LOC123199401 gene encoding kinesin-like protein KIN-14E isoform X2, which gives rise to MTIDVQSSMAQSARATGSSFSSSNGNEETPSHNPVSVSNGDEYDSDGSNFAPPTPTTLSMSIPSELAGAIPLIDRFQVEVFLRMMQKQIQSAGKRGFFSKKSVGTQVREKFTFEDMLCFQKDPIPTSLLRINNDLVSRATKLFQIILKYIGVDPSDRVTPPSLDERIEFVGKLYKQTLKRAELRDELFAQISKQTRNNPDRQYLIKAWELMYLCACSMPPSKDMGGYLSEYVHNVAQGANTDSEVQILSLNTLNALKRSVKAGPRHTIPCHEEIEAILTGRKLTTIVFFLDETFEEITYDMATTVSDAVEELAGIIKLSAYSSFSLFECRKVVTGSKSPDLGSEEYIGLDDNKYIADLLAEFKAAKDRSKGEILHCKLTFKKKLFRESDETVTNPMFVQLSYVQLQHDYVLGNYPVGRDDAAQLSALQIFVEIGFVGSPESCTDWTSLLERFLPRQVAITRAKREWELDILSRYRSMEHLTKDDARQQFLRILRTLPYGNSVFFSVRKIDDPIGLLPGRIVLGINKRGVHFFRPVPKEYLHSAELRDIMQFGSSNTAVFFKMRVAGVLHIFQFETKQGEEICVALQTHINDVMLRRYSKARSSTSGSVNGDHSNKFKPPSMEVFEKRVQDLSKSVEESQKNADRLSEELNEKEKQEIKMQDELESLKDALRTEKQKSVEVASDRDRLKLLCHEKDTALQAALMEKKSIEVRLGKLGNQALESHTKKDLVGTNSQALHKLQDELKICNEQLHAEQENAKKLLNDKIILEQRVLKLEKKKAEEMEILEKNFEEDQKALSYQVLELERKLEDTTQDLAAVQSTLATRNTDLAVLQNNLKELEELREMKEDIDRKNEQTAAILKMQGAQLAELEVLYREEQTLRKRYFNAIEDMKGKIRVFCRLRPLNEKELAEKERNVLSSLDEFTIEHPWKDDKAKQHMYDQVFDGYATQDDVFEDTRYLVQSAVDGYNVCIFAYGQTGSGKTFTIYGSEINPGITPRAITELFRIIKRDSNKFSFSLKACMVELYQDTLVDLFLPRNAKRLKLDIKKDSKGMVAVENVTVVSVSTFEELKSIIQKGSDQRHISGTQMNEESSRSHLILSIVIESTNLQTQSVARGKLSFVDLAGSERVKKSGSSGCQLKEAQSINKSLSALGDVISALSSGSQHIPYRNHKLTMLMSDSLGGNAKTLMFVNVSPAESNLDETYNSLMYASRVRSIVNDPSKNISSKEVARLKKLVSYWKEQAGRRGDEEDFDDIQEERPMTDRTDGRHSM